The nucleotide sequence CGCTCGGGGTCGGCGTACCGACATCGTCGTCGACGTCCACAACGGCATTCCGTTCTTCAGCCCGCTGGTTCGACGACGCGGGTTGACGGTGCTGGTTCACCACGTCCACCGCGAGCAATGGCACATCGTCTATCCCGGCCTGCGCGGTCGCATCGGATGGTGGATCGAATCGCGGCTGGCGCCGTGGCTGTACCGGTCCGCGGCCTACCTCACCGTCTCCGAGTCCACTCGTGCCGACCTCGGTGCCCTCGGTGTCCATGCCGATCGGATCGCCGTCGTACACAACGGCATCGACGTGCCCCACCCGTCCCGACTGCGACCGCGCTCGGACACGCCCCGCATCTGCGTGCTCGGCCGGCTCGTGCCGCACAAGCAGGTCGAGCACGCACTCGCCGTCGTCGCCGCCCTGAGCGAGCGGCTACCGGACCTGGGGCTCGACGTGATCGGCGACGGCTGGTGGCGCGCCGAACTGGATGCCGAAGCTGCGCGGCTCGGGGTGGGTGACCGGGTCCAGTTCCACGGGCAGGTCAGCGACACCGACCGCGACGAACTGCTCGACGCCAGCTGGCTGATGCTCGCCCCCTCGGTCAAGGAGGGCTGGGGGATCGCCATCATGGAGGCAGCAGCCCGCAGCGTCCCGACACTGGCCTACTCAACCGGCGGCGGCGTCACCGAGTCCGTCGAAGACACGGTCACCGGACTGCTGGTCGACGATCTTGCGGGGCTGATCGCCGAGACCGGCCGCCTACTCGATGACAGTGAAGCCCGACTGACCATGGGCAAAGCGGCTCGGGCCCGTGCCGAGAACTTCGATTG is from Jatrophihabitans telluris and encodes:
- a CDS encoding glycosyltransferase family 4 protein — protein: MPNANKSVAFLVWRDTSHPEGGGSEVYVEHMARWLVRDGHDVTIVCAAHDRAPADEVRDGVRFRRRGGWLSVYLHGLLYLLSARGRRTDIVVDVHNGIPFFSPLVRRRGLTVLVHHVHREQWHIVYPGLRGRIGWWIESRLAPWLYRSAAYLTVSESTRADLGALGVHADRIAVVHNGIDVPHPSRLRPRSDTPRICVLGRLVPHKQVEHALAVVAALSERLPDLGLDVIGDGWWRAELDAEAARLGVGDRVQFHGQVSDTDRDELLDASWLMLAPSVKEGWGIAIMEAAARSVPTLAYSTGGGVTESVEDTVTGLLVDDLAGLIAETGRLLDDSEARLTMGKAARARAENFDWATSGRLFSRQLFG